A single Fusarium oxysporum Fo47 chromosome IV, complete sequence DNA region contains:
- a CDS encoding caspase domain-containing protein, with translation MSYYPGQGYQGGGGGYGYAPPPGPPPPQQEYGGYSGGHPGGQRYPPPSYPPPPGLDAYGYRLPQGQHHYAEHARAGPPPPSTPQQFGHGAPEGYTFQYSNCTGRRKALLIGINYFNQEGELRGCINDVHNVSAFLVERYGYKREDMVILTDDQSNPAMIPTRENMIRAMGWLVSNAQPNDALFLHYSGHGGQVEDLDGDEDDGYDECIYPVDHTEAGPIIDDEIHFRVVKPLVQGVRLTAIFDSCHSATVMDLPYVYSTKGVLKEPNLAKEAASGLFDAFRAYSSGDIAGAAGSVFGLAKTAFRGDDAYEKTKDTRTSPADVIMWSGSKDDQTSADATINAQATGAMSWAFISAIKANPKQSYVELLNSIRDILETKYTQKPQLSSSHPIDTDLLFIM, from the exons ATGTCCTACTACCCAggtcaaggatatcaaggaggaggcggcggtTACGGATacgctcctcctcctggacctcctcctccccagCAAGAATACGGCGGTTATTCTGGAGGCCATCCTGGAGGTCAGAGATATCCTCCTCCGTCataccctcctcctcccggCCTTGACGCATACGGCTATCGTCTCCCACAAGGCCAGCACCACTATGCTGAGCACGCTCGAGCCGGTCCGCCTCCTCCATCTACGCCCCAACAGTTCGGTCACGGAGCTCCCGAAGGCTATACTTTCCAGTATTCCAACTGTACCGGTCGTCGCAAGGCTCTTCTGATTGGCATCAACTACTTTAACCAGGAGGGAGAGCTTCGAGGCTGCATCAACGATGTACACAACGTGTCGGCCTTCCTTGTTGAGCGGTATGGCTACAAGAGAGAGGACATGGTCATTCTGACCGATGATCAATCCAACCCAGCCATGATTCCTACCCGCGAAAACATGATTCGCGCCATGGGCTGGCTTGTGTCAAACGCACAGCCCAACGATGCCCTGTTCCTCCACTACTCTG GTCACGGTGGTCAGGTCGAAGACTtggatggcgatgaagatgacggATACGACGAATGCATCTACCCTGTTGACCACACCGAAGCTGGTCCCatcattgatgatgaaattCATTTCCGTGTCGTGAAGCCCTTGGTACAGGGTGTTCGTCTCACTGCCATTTTTGACTCGTGCCATTCAGCCACGGTCATGGATCTCCCATACGTCTACTCAACAAAGGGTGTTCTCAAAGAGCCCAACCTAGCCAAGGAAGCTGCATCAGGCCTCTTTGACGCCTTCAGAGCATACTCTAGTGGAGATATTGCGGGCGCTGCTGGTTCTGTTTTCGGCCTGGCAAAGACCGCCTTCCGAGGTGACGATGCGTACGAGAAGACGAAGGACACGCGAACATCGCCTGCCGATGTTATCATGTGGTCAGGAAGCAAAGATGACCAGACATC AGCCGACGCCACTATTAATGCTCAGGCGACAGGCGCCATGTCGTGGGCATTCATTTCAGCAATCAAGGCAAATCCTAAGCAGAGCTATGTCGAATTGCTCAACAGTATTCGCGACATTCTGGAGACAAAGTATACCCAGAAGCCACAACTGTCGAGTAGCCATCCGATCG ATACTGACCTCTTGTTTATTATGTGA